Proteins from one Chelonia mydas isolate rCheMyd1 chromosome 14, rCheMyd1.pri.v2, whole genome shotgun sequence genomic window:
- the TAP1 gene encoding LOW QUALITY PROTEIN: antigen peptide transporter 1 (The sequence of the model RefSeq protein was modified relative to this genomic sequence to represent the inferred CDS: inserted 2 bases in 1 codon) has protein sequence MKRAMAWVSLPLALLLDFLTLRLALLLHPQLQPWDPLALAWGVGLARWALLSLSAQAARGRGPGLPGGLQEALLPLAALLSLLLPGYVTLQALAQPRAPPSELLHGWGRGDVFGLTYGAAGLAAALWHQLFPAGKGEPGPSASLGRLLACMRPDLLRFAAIAGLLVLSSLGEMAIPYYTGRMTDWIGSEDDPSAFVRAIWAMSLFTVGSAVTEFVSDCLYNGTMNRIHTRIQSRVFSSVLRQEIGFFHANRTGDITSRVTADTDAMSEALSEKLNLLMWCGMRGVFLFGLMARVSLRLALFTAVGLPLVLLVPKLSGRVHQSLAQRVQESLAKASEVAVETFQAMATVRSFANEEGAAQRYGQRLQETYGLNKQEAAAYAASMWTNSLSGLALKVGILYYGGRLVTAGAVSTGDLVTFVLYEMQFTTAVEVLLSVYPSVQKAVGSSEKIFEYMERTPQISPPGTLAPPILRGHLQVQDVWFSYPGRDDTPVLKGVSLELRPGEVTALVGPSGAGKTALVALLERFYEPQRGRLLLDGRDLREYEHHYLHRKVALVSQKPVLFARSLHENIAYGLGGAXSRQEVTGAAQRANAHGFIARLSHSYDTDVGEMGGQISGGQRQGVAIARALLRDPRVLILDDATSALDTESQLLVEKEIYQGARAGRSVLLIAHRLSAVERADRILVLEDGAIREQGTHRELLARRGSYWRLAQTQLNGEQGGGSGGGLGAGGP, from the exons ATGAAGCGGGCCATGGCCTGGgtctccctgcccctggccctgctgctggaCTTCCTCACCCTGCgcctggccctgctgctccacccccagctgcagccctgggaccccctggcgctggcctggggggtggggctggcgcGGTGGGCGCTGCTGAGCCTGAGCGCCCAGGCTGcccggggccgggggccgggcctgcccggggggctgcaggaggccctgctgcccctggccgccctgctcagcctgctgctgcccGGCTACGTGACCCTGCAGGCGCTGGCCCAGCCCCGGGCGCCCCCCTCCGAGCTGCTGCACGGCTGGGGGCGAGGGGACGTCTTCGGCCTGACCTACGGCGCGGCGGGGCTGGCGGCCGCGCTCTGGCACCAGCTGTTCCCCGCCGGCAAGGGGGAGCCGGGGCCCTCGGCCTCGCTGGGCCGCCTGCTGGCCTGCATGAGGCCGGACCTGCTGCGCTTCGCGGCCATCGCGGGGCTCCTGGTGCTGTCCTCGCTCG GGGAGATGGCGATCCCCTACTACACGGGGCGCATGACCGACTGGATCGGGAGCGAGGACGACCCCTCGGCCTTCGTCCGGGCCATCTGGGCCATGTCCCTCTTCACCGTCGGCAG cgcAGTGACGGAGTTCGTGTCCGACTGTCTCTATAACGGCACCATGAACCGGATCCACACGCGCATCCAGAGCCGGGTCTTCAGCTCCGTCCTGCGCCAGGAGATCGGCTTCTTCCACGCCAACCGCACTG gggaCATCACGTCGCGGGTGACGGCCGACACGGACGCCATGAGCGAGGCGCTGAGCGAGAAGCTGAACCTGCTGATGTGGTGCGGGATGCGGGGAGTCTTCCTCTTCGGCCTCATGGCGCGGGTGTCGCTGCGCCTGGCGCTCTTCACCGCCGTGGGGCTGCCCCTCGTCCTGCTGGTGCCCAAGCTCTCCGGGAGAGTCCACCAG agcctggcGCAGCGGGTGCAGGAGTCCCTGGCCAAGGCCAGCGAGGTGGCGGTGGAGACCTTCCAGGCCATGGCCACGGTGCGCAGCTTCGCCAACGAGGAGGGGGCCGCCCAGCGCTACGGGCAGCGGCTGCAGGAGACCTACGGGCTCAACAAGCAGGAGGCAGCCGCCTACGCCGCCTCCATGTGGACCAACAGC ctgtcGGGGCTGGCGCTGAAGGTGGGGATCCTGTACTACGGGGGGCGGCTGGTCACCGCCGGAGCCGTCAGCACTGGGGACCTGGTCACCTTTGTCCTCTACGAGATGCAGTTCACCACAGCCGTggag GTGCTGCTCTCTGTCTACCCCAGCGTGCAGAAGGCCGTGGGCTCCTCGGAGAAGATCTTTGAGTACATGGAGCGGACGCCCCAGATCAGCCCCCCCGGGACACTGGCCCCCCCGATCCTGCGTGGACACCTCCAGGTGCAGGATGTCTGGTTCTCCTACCCCGGGCGGGACGACACCCCCGTGCTCAAG gggGTGTCTCTGGAGCTGCGCCCTGGGGAGGTGACGGCGCTGGTGGGACCGTCGGGTGCGGGGAAGACGGCGCTGGTGGCCCTGCTGGAGCGTTTCTACGAGCCCCAGCGCGGGCGCCTGCTGCTGGACGGGCGGGACCTGCGGGAGTACGAGCATCACTACCTGCACCGCAAG GTGGCGCTGGTGAGCCAGAAGCCGGTGCTGTTCGCCCGCTCGCTGCACGAGAACATCGCCtacgggctggggggggc cagCCGGCAGGAGGTGACAGGGGCTGCCCAGCGCGCCAACGCCCACGGCTTCATCGCCCGGCTGAGCCACAGCTACGACACAG ACGtcggggagatgggggggcagatctcgggggggcagaggcagggggtaGCCATCGCCCGAGCCCTGCTCCGAGACCCCCGAGTGCTGATCCTGGACGACGCCACCAGCGCCCTGGATACGGAGAGTCAGCTGCTG GTGGAGAAGGAGATTTACCAGGGGGCCCGGGCCGGGCGCTCGGTGCTGCTCATCGCCCATCGCCTGAGCGCCGTGGAGCGGGCCGACCGCATCCTGGTGCTGGAGGACGGGGCGATCCGGGAGCAGGGCACCCACCGGGAGCTGCTGGCTCGTCGGGGCAGCTACTGGCGCCTGGCGCAGACACAGCTcaacggggagcaggggggcggctccgggggtgggctgggggccggggggccgTGA
- the PSMB9 gene encoding proteasome subunit beta type-9, translating to MAGCWGPSWADGEVRTGTTIMAVEFDGGVVVGSDSRVSAGEAVVNRVFDKLAPLHERIYCALSGSAADAQAVADMVHYQLELHSLDMDEAPLVLAAASLVKGVSYKYKEELSAHLMVAGWDRKKGGQVYGTLGGMLTRHPFAIGGSGSTYIYGYVDAAYKPGMTPEECRQFTKNAIALAMSRDGSSGGVIYLVTITKSGAVEQVFLGDEIPKFYDE from the exons ATGGCGGGCTGCTGGGGGCCCAGCTGGGCGGACGGGGAGGTCCGCACGGGG acGACCATCATGGCGGTGGAGTTTGACGGCGGGGTCGTGGTGGGCTCTGACTCCAGGGTCTCTGCGGG GGAGGCCGTGGTGAACCGGGTCTTCGATAAGCTGGCCCCGCTGCACGAGCGGATTTACTGCGCTCTGTCCGGCTCCGCCGCCGACGCCCAAGCCGTCGCGGACATGGTGCACTACCAGCTGGAGCTGCACAG cctggacATGGACGAGGCCCCGCTGGTCCTGGCGGCCGCCAGCCTGGTGAAGGGCGTCAGCTACAAGTACAAGGAGGAGCTGTCGGCGCATCTCATGGTGGCGGGATGGGACCGGAAGAAaggggggcag GTGTATGGGACGCTGGGGGGGATGCTCACCCGCCACCCCTTTGCCATCGGCGGGTCTGGCAGCACCTACATTTATGGTTACGTGGATGCAGCCTACAAGCCGGGGATGACTCCAGAGGAGTGTCGCCAGTTCACCAAGAACG ccaTTGCCCTGGCGATGAGCCGGGACGGCTCCAGCGGGGGGGTTATTTATCTCGTCACCATCACCAAGTCGGGCGCCGTGGAGCAGGTGTTCCTGGGGGACGAGATCCCCAAGTTCTACGACGAATGA
- the PSMB8 gene encoding proteasome subunit beta type-8, whose amino-acid sequence MRPWTLDRAGPAAPSNAQMFPFPESPPASPEPASPPPQRSPLRPVPRDTRPCALIPSPCAPLPRAPRAPLSSAPLAGQGADGPSPAAAFSFSSPAAQSRAGGAARRMALFEVCGAPRGGWDCAPPGAAAAPRGPDHYSFGLRAPELALPRGEQPAQFLQTYSEEGRDRVRIQLAHGTTTLAFKFQHGVVVAVDSRASAGSYIASLEANKVIEINPYLLGTMSGSAADCQYWERLLAKHCRLYQLRNKERISVSAASKLLSNMMCEYRGMGLSMGSMICGWDKKGPGLYYVNDNGTRLSGSMFSTGCGNTYAYGVMDSGYRPDLSVEEAYDLGRRAIAQATHRDAYSGGVVNMYHMKEDGWIKVEKTDVSQLIHKYLEARK is encoded by the exons aTGCGCCCCTGGACTCTGGACCGTGCTGGCCCCGCTGCGCCCTCCAATGCCCAGATGTTCCCCTTCCCTGAGAGCCCCCCCGCATCCCCTGAACccgccagcccccctccccagcgctCCCCCCTGCGTCCCGTCCCCCGGGACACCCGCCCCTGCGCTCTCATCCCCTCCCCgtgcgcccccctccccagggctcccCGTGCGCCCCTCTCCAGCGCGCCCTTGGCCGGGCAGGGCGCGGACGGTCCCTCCCCAGCTGCCGCTTTCAGTTTCTCTTCCCCCGCCGCTCAGAGCCGGGCGGGAGGCGCAGCGAGGCGGATGGCGCTGTTTGAAGTCtgcggggccccccgggggggctGGGACTGTGCGCCCCCCGGAGCCGCCGCTGCGCCCCGGGGACCCGATCACTACAGCTTCGGCCTGCGGGCGCCCGAGCTGGCCCTGCCCAGGGGGGAGCAG CCGGCCCAGTTCCTGCAGACGTACTCCGAGGAGGGCCGGGACCGGGTGCGGATCCAGCTGGCCCACGGCACCACCACCCTGGCCTTCAAATTCCAGCACGGGGTCGTCGTGGCTGTTGACTCCCGGGCATCGGCCGGCAGCTACATTG cctccctggagGCCAACAAGGTGATCGAGATCAACCCCTACTTGCTGGGCACCATGTCGGGCAGCGCGGCCGACTGCCAGTACTGGGAGCGCCTCCTCGCCAAGCACTGCAG GCTGTACCAACTGCGGAACAAGGAGCGGATCAGCGTCTCGGCTGCCTCCAAGCTGCTGTCGAACATGATGTGCGAGTACCGGGGCATGGGGCTGTCTATGGGCAGCATGATCTGCGGCTGGGACAAGAAG ggCCCCGGCCTGTACTACGTGAATGATAATGGCACCCGTCTCTCCGGCTCCATGTTCTCCACGGGCTGCGGGAACACCTACGCCTACGGGGTGATGGACAGCGGGTACCGGCCCGACCTGAGCGTGGAGGAGGCCTACGACCTGGGGCGCCGTGCCATTGCCCAGGCCACCCACCGTGACGCCTACTCCGGGGGTGTCGTCAACA TGTATCACATGAAGGAGGATGGATGGATCAAGGTGGAAAAGACAGACGTCAGCCAATTGATCCACAAGTACCTGGAGGCCAGGAAGTGA